In Xanthocytophaga agilis, a genomic segment contains:
- a CDS encoding flavin reductase family protein, producing the protein MQRINEDAILNFETRYRAQFINSITGFKSLGLVGSRSHEGNTNLAIFSSFTHLGSNPALLACIFRPDSVERHTLSNILQTGFYTFNHIHENIYQQAHQTSARYAREISEFDAVGLTPEYKNGFWAPFCQESFLQVGLELKEKIDITINGTIMVIGQVKEVYIPDNTLHPDGYVDVEKAQTLCCSGLDSYHKTKRLHRLSYAKTDKEVTFLT; encoded by the coding sequence ATGCAGCGAATCAACGAAGATGCTATACTAAATTTTGAAACACGCTACCGGGCACAATTCATCAATTCAATTACAGGATTTAAAAGTTTGGGGTTAGTGGGTAGCCGTAGCCATGAAGGAAATACTAACCTGGCTATATTTAGCTCTTTTACACATTTGGGTTCTAACCCTGCCTTATTGGCTTGTATATTTCGTCCGGATTCTGTGGAGCGACATACATTGTCTAATATTCTGCAAACCGGTTTTTATACATTTAACCATATTCATGAAAATATTTACCAGCAGGCGCATCAAACCTCTGCAAGGTATGCACGTGAAATCTCAGAGTTTGACGCTGTTGGATTGACGCCCGAATATAAAAACGGTTTTTGGGCTCCCTTCTGCCAGGAGTCTTTTCTACAGGTAGGACTTGAATTGAAAGAGAAGATAGATATTACCATCAATGGTACTATTATGGTGATTGGTCAGGTCAAAGAGGTCTATATTCCCGATAATACTCTACATCCTGATGGCTATGTGGATGTTGAAAAAGCACAGACTCTTTGCTGCTCAGGCCTGGATAGCTACCACAAGACCAAACGATTGCATCGTTTGTCGTATGCCAAAACAGATAAAGAAGTTACTTTTCTGACTTGA
- a CDS encoding DUF2256 domain-containing protein, with the protein MKSVLSKKTTYKGNKSQLPEKICSCCQRSFSWRKKWAKDWDSVKYCSERCRRMKSSQ; encoded by the coding sequence ATGAAATCCGTTCTTTCAAAAAAGACAACCTATAAAGGCAATAAGTCTCAATTACCGGAGAAGATCTGCTCGTGTTGCCAGCGTTCTTTCAGTTGGAGAAAGAAATGGGCAAAAGACTGGGATTCGGTAAAATATTGTAGTGAGCGATGCAGAAGAATGAAGAGCAGCCAATAA
- a CDS encoding NAD(P)H-binding protein, protein MNIVLTGSLGNIGKPLTKTLIEKGHSVTVISSNANRQKDIEALGASAAIGKMQDADFLAQTFQGADIVYLMETMEAVGDMFDQSIDFIGGITQIGENYKKAVERSGVKRVIHLSSIGAHTDKGNGILLFHHNVEQLLRQLPDNVSVKFMRPVGFYINLFSFIPVIKSQGAIISNYGGENKEPWVSPKDIAATIAEEVDKPFASKTVHYITSDMVSPNEIAKALGNAIGKPDLKWKVIPSEQLLNSWLSIGFNEQVARGFVELQENQGNGKLYEDYNQHKPALGKIKLKDFAKEFAEAYNQE, encoded by the coding sequence ATGAACATCGTACTCACAGGCTCTCTTGGTAACATTGGTAAGCCACTCACAAAAACACTGATAGAAAAGGGACATTCCGTAACCGTTATAAGCAGTAATGCCAACCGCCAGAAAGATATTGAAGCACTAGGTGCATCGGCAGCAATTGGTAAAATGCAGGATGCCGATTTCCTGGCCCAAACTTTTCAAGGCGCAGATATCGTTTATCTCATGGAAACGATGGAAGCTGTAGGAGATATGTTTGACCAATCCATTGACTTTATAGGCGGCATCACCCAAATCGGTGAGAACTACAAAAAGGCTGTTGAACGCTCCGGAGTGAAGAGGGTAATCCACCTGAGCAGCATCGGCGCACATACAGACAAGGGCAATGGCATTCTCTTGTTTCACCATAACGTCGAGCAACTTCTGCGGCAACTGCCAGACAATGTGTCTGTCAAGTTTATGCGTCCTGTAGGCTTCTATATCAACTTGTTTTCATTCATTCCGGTTATCAAGTCACAAGGTGCTATCATCTCCAACTACGGCGGTGAAAACAAAGAACCCTGGGTTTCGCCGAAAGATATTGCTGCGACTATAGCAGAAGAAGTAGATAAGCCATTTGCAAGCAAAACAGTGCACTATATTACCAGTGATATGGTATCACCTAATGAAATTGCCAAAGCACTTGGCAACGCTATCGGCAAACCTGATCTGAAATGGAAAGTTATTCCAAGTGAGCAACTCCTGAATAGCTGGCTGAGTATTGGCTTTAATGAACAGGTCGCAAGAGGATTTGTGGAACTACAGGAAAATCAGGGCAACGGCAAACTGTATGAGGACTACAACCAGCACAAGCCAGCACTGGGTAAAATAAAACTGAAAGACTTCGCTAAAGAATTTGCAGAAGCCTATAATCAGGAATAA
- a CDS encoding DUF4267 domain-containing protein yields MTKTLSLAIAFLTGIGMIFIGARFLIAPETAELGYGIHFNEQGDYSFHYIKGIRDLFSGLLICTFLVSKQTKALAITLLLGTIIPVVDMLIVLTKEYNGITQAIPHISAIVVCFLFGILLLRNKKEQSNGYHGFAKIIQSADTHSESVIEYAIVPTEKTPWHYHTLFSETFEVLKGTLEVGQNNQVYQLKQGDSVTIMPNEKHYFHNISTADCLVKVTISSGNKNFENALLILKGLAKDGFASASGVPAKLSDLALFVYLNNSRMVGLQKIAEPLFNYIAARAIKNGRLKELELTYCRE; encoded by the coding sequence ATGACAAAGACACTCTCTCTTGCAATCGCTTTCCTGACAGGTATAGGAATGATCTTCATTGGTGCAAGATTTCTGATAGCACCAGAAACAGCAGAACTTGGATATGGAATACATTTTAATGAACAAGGTGACTACTCCTTTCACTATATCAAAGGAATACGTGACTTGTTTTCAGGTTTACTCATTTGTACTTTTTTAGTAAGTAAACAAACAAAAGCATTGGCGATAACTTTGTTGTTGGGCACTATTATTCCGGTTGTGGATATGCTTATCGTCTTAACTAAAGAGTATAATGGCATAACACAAGCTATTCCCCATATTTCTGCCATTGTTGTTTGTTTTTTATTCGGAATCCTTTTATTGAGAAATAAGAAGGAGCAAAGCAATGGATACCATGGTTTTGCTAAAATCATTCAATCAGCAGATACACATAGCGAAAGTGTGATTGAGTATGCTATTGTGCCAACTGAAAAGACGCCCTGGCACTACCACACACTTTTCTCTGAGACTTTTGAAGTACTCAAAGGAACATTGGAAGTTGGACAAAACAATCAGGTATATCAGTTGAAACAAGGCGATAGTGTCACAATAATGCCCAATGAGAAACACTACTTTCACAACATTTCAACTGCCGACTGTTTAGTGAAAGTGACTATAAGCTCAGGCAATAAAAACTTTGAAAATGCTCTTTTAATACTAAAAGGGCTTGCGAAAGATGGTTTTGCAAGTGCATCGGGAGTTCCTGCAAAATTATCTGACCTTGCTTTATTCGTTTACTTAAACAACTCACGAATGGTTGGACTTCAAAAAATAGCCGAACCCTTGTTTAATTATATTGCAGCAAGAGCAATTAAAAATGGGCGTTTGAAAGAATTGGAGCTTACATACTGTAGGGAATAA
- a CDS encoding DUF4136 domain-containing protein, protein MKTIKMRVVACIAFLSLFVMGGCASLVSTQVAPQASLGQYKTFGWLKPDVKVGSNPLYNSKLLDRNIQYALESELTKRGMVHTESQPDLLLQYHTYTEKKRQSYNGYNYYPYGGFYPFGWGRMYGWGMMPYYGNGYNRSYTYTEGTLVIDMIDAKTKELLWRGSIQGNVDNVKRLQQQVAKGVEAIMKKYPVPRLQDSQQNEKPIVS, encoded by the coding sequence ATGAAAACCATAAAAATGAGAGTAGTTGCATGTATTGCTTTTTTGAGTTTGTTCGTAATGGGAGGTTGTGCTTCTTTGGTAAGCACACAGGTAGCACCTCAGGCTAGTTTAGGTCAATACAAAACTTTTGGCTGGCTGAAGCCTGATGTTAAAGTTGGATCTAATCCTCTTTACAACAGCAAACTGCTGGATCGTAATATTCAATATGCACTGGAAAGTGAATTAACAAAGCGGGGTATGGTACATACTGAAAGCCAGCCCGATCTGCTGTTGCAATACCATACGTATACTGAAAAGAAACGTCAGTCCTATAACGGGTATAACTATTATCCGTATGGAGGCTTCTATCCGTTTGGATGGGGAAGAATGTACGGATGGGGTATGATGCCTTATTATGGAAATGGATATAATCGTAGCTATACCTACACTGAAGGTACCCTTGTGATTGATATGATCGATGCCAAAACAAAAGAGCTTCTATGGAGAGGTTCTATCCAGGGAAATGTGGATAACGTGAAACGGCTGCAACAACAGGTTGCCAAGGGAGTGGAAGCAATTATGAAAAAGTATCCTGTGCCCAGATTACAGGACTCTCAACAGAATGAGAAGCCTATAGTAAGTTAA
- a CDS encoding helix-turn-helix transcriptional regulator, which produces MASIQRLKTISEFHRTRGLTPPEHPLISIVNYAEVQMLPEYNNCQWVFDFYFISLKKNIAGKIRYGQQSYDFDEGVMFFIGPGQVFGLERPTEAPSNKSGWMLLIHPDFFWNTSLAKEIKKYEYFGYAIHEALFVSKKEEDTMIGIIKTIEQEYRSNIDKFSQRIIISQIETLLNYSERFYNRQFITRQRAGHQLLDKLEELFVAYFKDTEPSNGLPTVQYFADRLNVSPKYLSNMLKALTGQTAQQLIHEQLIELAKQKLSITNLTVSEIAYELGFEHSQSFSKLFKSKTNLSPLEFRKSFHPN; this is translated from the coding sequence ATGGCAAGCATTCAACGATTAAAAACAATCTCTGAATTTCATCGCACCAGAGGACTAACTCCACCAGAGCACCCCCTGATCAGCATCGTGAATTATGCAGAAGTGCAAATGTTGCCGGAATACAACAATTGTCAATGGGTGTTTGATTTCTACTTTATCTCACTCAAAAAGAACATTGCCGGAAAGATCAGATACGGACAGCAGTCTTACGATTTCGATGAGGGAGTGATGTTCTTCATCGGGCCAGGACAGGTATTTGGACTTGAACGGCCCACAGAAGCGCCATCCAATAAATCCGGCTGGATGTTACTCATACACCCGGATTTTTTTTGGAACACTTCCCTTGCCAAAGAGATAAAAAAGTATGAATATTTCGGTTATGCCATCCATGAGGCCCTGTTTGTGTCTAAAAAGGAAGAAGATACGATGATTGGTATCATCAAAACCATTGAACAGGAATACCGCTCGAACATCGATAAGTTCAGCCAGAGAATCATTATCTCACAGATAGAGACATTGCTCAATTACTCCGAACGATTTTATAACCGTCAATTCATTACCCGACAGCGTGCTGGCCACCAACTCCTAGATAAGTTAGAGGAGTTGTTTGTGGCCTATTTCAAAGATACAGAGCCTTCTAACGGATTGCCTACAGTACAGTATTTCGCCGACCGACTGAATGTATCCCCCAAGTATCTGAGCAATATGTTGAAGGCACTGACGGGCCAAACTGCACAGCAACTCATCCACGAGCAGCTAATTGAACTAGCTAAACAGAAGCTATCAATAACAAACCTCACCGTGAGTGAGATTGCCTACGAATTGGGGTTTGAACATTCTCAATCTTTCAGTAAGCTGTTTAAGAGCAAAACAAATCTCTCTCCATTGGAATTCCGAAAATCGTTTCATCCAAATTAG
- a CDS encoding TIGR03643 family protein, with protein sequence MKNISGIESLTEKEIDRIIEMAWEDRTPFEAIKYQFGVSEAETIRLMRKTISRTSFNLWRKRVNSTISQKHLAKGAHQGSRFKCTQQKPISLNKIAKRSK encoded by the coding sequence ATGAAGAACATATCCGGTATTGAATCGTTGACAGAAAAGGAAATTGATCGAATAATAGAAATGGCTTGGGAGGACAGAACACCATTTGAAGCCATAAAATACCAGTTTGGTGTTTCAGAAGCAGAAACTATTCGCCTAATGCGTAAGACAATCAGCCGGACAAGTTTCAATTTATGGCGTAAACGTGTCAATTCAACCATAAGTCAAAAGCACCTGGCTAAGGGGGCGCATCAAGGCAGTCGGTTTAAATGTACGCAGCAAAAACCTATCTCTCTAAATAAAATAGCTAAAAGGAGCAAATGA
- a CDS encoding sensor histidine kinase, which yields MFSHPYRYLFILLIAVYSYLNTLYVEVFVYYHIPLQPWEALLTFVFIVLCIWEGNRLLETKVETLQNWLKDIGKRQIHPLLILFGGSIVITTLSVSIPVVVFGHYEFDYNWQQMHMPVKLAFTLGFRINLFLNTLNAIFFFLRQQRQAQLEAERLKKISIQAQFQSLKNQVNPHFLFNNLNVLSTLVFKDPVIASEFIEELARVYRYVLQNFEKELIELSTELNFIRSYRYLLDKRFNSSLHIQINVPEQYQHHYIVPLALQMLIENAIKHNIGSRNRPLHIRIYVDENQLLVVENNLQPKLEKELSTQIGLENIAQRYQFISQQTITIQQDSESFIIRLPLLAVFD from the coding sequence ATGTTTTCACATCCGTACCGTTACCTGTTTATTCTTCTCATTGCTGTTTATTCTTATCTGAATACACTCTATGTAGAGGTATTCGTTTATTATCACATTCCCTTACAGCCTTGGGAGGCTCTGCTCACATTTGTCTTTATCGTTTTATGTATCTGGGAAGGCAATCGTTTGCTGGAAACTAAAGTAGAGACACTGCAAAACTGGCTAAAGGACATTGGCAAAAGGCAGATCCATCCTTTGCTCATACTGTTTGGAGGTAGCATTGTCATTACTACTCTATCAGTTAGTATACCGGTTGTTGTATTTGGGCATTATGAGTTTGATTACAACTGGCAGCAAATGCATATGCCTGTCAAACTAGCCTTTACGCTGGGATTCCGCATAAATTTATTTCTCAATACACTTAATGCCATTTTCTTCTTTCTCCGCCAGCAACGGCAGGCTCAGCTGGAAGCAGAACGTCTCAAGAAAATAAGTATACAAGCCCAGTTTCAATCCCTGAAAAACCAGGTAAATCCACACTTTTTGTTTAACAACCTGAATGTATTATCAACACTGGTCTTCAAAGACCCGGTTATTGCCTCTGAATTTATAGAAGAACTCGCCAGGGTCTACAGGTATGTCCTACAAAACTTTGAAAAGGAGCTAATCGAGCTTAGTACCGAACTAAACTTTATCAGATCTTACAGATACCTTCTCGACAAACGGTTTAACAGTAGTCTACATATTCAGATTAATGTGCCAGAACAGTACCAGCATCATTATATAGTTCCTCTGGCACTCCAGATGCTGATTGAGAATGCCATAAAACACAATATTGGCTCACGCAATCGACCACTACATATTCGAATCTACGTGGATGAAAACCAGTTGCTGGTAGTAGAAAACAATCTGCAACCCAAACTGGAAAAAGAGCTATCTACTCAGATTGGCCTCGAAAACATTGCCCAACGGTATCAGTTTATTAGTCAGCAAACCATCACTATTCAGCAAGATTCCGAATCTTTTATCATTCGATTACCCTTGCTTGCTGTGTTTGACTAA
- a CDS encoding LytTR family DNA-binding domain-containing protein produces the protein MRVLILEDESLAAERLQDHLRRYDASIQVEQVLDTVEEGVQWLRSNPSPDLMLMDIHLADGLSFSIFTQTFVNSPIIFTTAYDQYALQAFKVNSIDYLLKPISYQHLVEAMQKLRRIKAEPPMISPQIIQQLINLIQKQRPNYKSRFLVKFGDRLQYKTVEDVSYFYADGKVVYLVSNENKRFIVDYTLEELEDLLDPTLFHRINRKVIVHLQAVKDMRLYPNSRLSLSLRPSMDTEVVVSRDKVPAFKAWLDQ, from the coding sequence ATGCGTGTATTGATTCTGGAGGATGAATCACTGGCAGCAGAAAGACTGCAGGACCACTTACGGCGTTACGATGCCTCTATTCAGGTAGAACAGGTACTTGATACCGTGGAGGAAGGAGTACAATGGTTGCGTTCGAATCCATCTCCTGATCTGATGTTAATGGATATTCATCTGGCCGACGGATTGAGTTTTTCTATCTTTACACAAACTTTTGTAAATAGTCCTATCATCTTTACCACAGCTTATGATCAGTATGCTCTTCAGGCTTTTAAGGTAAACAGCATTGATTATCTGCTCAAGCCGATTTCCTATCAGCATCTGGTGGAAGCTATGCAGAAATTACGCCGCATCAAGGCTGAGCCGCCTATGATATCGCCACAAATCATCCAACAGCTTATTAACCTTATCCAGAAACAGCGTCCCAACTACAAGTCTCGCTTTCTGGTTAAGTTTGGCGACCGCCTTCAATATAAAACTGTGGAGGATGTATCGTATTTTTATGCAGACGGCAAAGTAGTATATCTGGTTAGTAATGAAAACAAACGCTTCATTGTTGACTATACACTCGAAGAATTGGAAGACCTGCTTGACCCAACCCTGTTTCACCGGATTAACCGAAAAGTAATTGTTCATCTGCAGGCAGTTAAAGACATGCGTTTATACCCCAACAGCCGTCTGAGCTTATCCTTACGGCCATCTATGGACACAGAGGTAGTGGTAAGTCGCGATAAGGTGCCTGCATTCAAAGCCTGGCTGGATCAATAA
- a CDS encoding OBAP family protein, with product MKEYNKMLWLVLGMVLLNACGGKNTSSNVESPGDEKTAKDKTLNTGADILQSKTPLKKFSTYLDGFHFYNGNINAQMEAHHYVSQLNEDLYQAIIFDGNDENAKIMGVEYIITEKLFKTLPKEEKTLWHSHHHEVKSGSLIAPGIPDVAEHELMEKLVSTYGKTIHTWHTDQERTLPVGSPMVMMGFTKEGQLHPQLLQERDKRFDISTDKIKAKRADIPMPQVDPMANAWEKGQVRQFVISHKADSAQHKH from the coding sequence ATGAAAGAATATAACAAAATGTTGTGGTTAGTGTTGGGGATGGTTCTTCTAAATGCTTGTGGAGGTAAAAATACTTCATCCAATGTAGAGTCACCAGGTGATGAGAAAACGGCAAAGGATAAAACCCTGAATACAGGAGCAGATATTCTGCAAAGCAAGACTCCGCTTAAAAAATTCAGCACCTATCTGGATGGTTTCCACTTTTACAATGGCAATATAAATGCTCAGATGGAAGCACATCATTATGTAAGCCAGCTTAATGAAGATCTGTATCAGGCTATTATTTTTGATGGCAATGATGAGAATGCCAAGATTATGGGAGTAGAATATATTATTACAGAAAAGCTTTTTAAAACATTACCCAAAGAAGAAAAGACACTTTGGCATTCGCATCATCATGAAGTAAAATCCGGATCACTTATAGCTCCGGGCATTCCGGATGTAGCAGAACACGAGTTAATGGAAAAGCTTGTCTCCACCTATGGTAAAACAATCCACACCTGGCATACAGATCAGGAACGAACACTGCCTGTAGGCTCTCCTATGGTGATGATGGGCTTTACAAAAGAAGGACAGCTACATCCGCAGTTACTTCAGGAACGGGACAAACGATTTGATATTTCCACAGATAAGATAAAAGCAAAAAGAGCAGACATCCCTATGCCACAAGTTGATCCGATGGCGAATGCATGGGAAAAAGGACAGGTAAGGCAATTTGTCATCAGCCACAAAGCAGACAGTGCCCAGCACAAACACTAG
- a CDS encoding fasciclin domain-containing protein, whose protein sequence is MKMIFLPFRTVLMIASLTLFVMSCKDDDDDDNTSDGQTVLQIAVANNDFDVLEAAALKAGSSITNVLSSSSKITVFAPTDAAFISYLGATNEADAITRVNALTSAQAADLLSYHVLNSEIKAAAVPAGPNAEVTTLRSGANNKAYVTKSGSTVSINGATVTTADVQATNGVIHIINQVLYPPAGNLVETASANTNFELLVAAVSKAGLAEALSGSNPLTVFAPTDSALLATLRAVLGNPNLTEADAKAAIPTLTDTSEPLNVPTLKNILLYHVVSGRNYSAQLTAGAVPTLLTNNSVTVALPSGGVTVTGSGNGGSAAKVVMANITTTNGVIHVIDRVLLPAQ, encoded by the coding sequence ATGAAAATGATTTTTTTGCCATTCAGAACTGTTCTGATGATTGCATCTTTAACCTTATTTGTAATGAGCTGTAAAGATGATGATGACGATGACAATACTTCAGACGGGCAAACTGTTTTACAGATTGCTGTAGCCAACAATGATTTTGATGTATTGGAAGCAGCTGCCCTGAAAGCAGGTTCCAGTATAACCAATGTTCTTTCTTCTTCATCCAAGATTACTGTTTTTGCGCCTACTGACGCCGCCTTTATTTCTTATCTTGGCGCTACAAATGAGGCCGATGCGATTACCCGTGTAAATGCTTTGACATCAGCACAGGCAGCAGACTTACTAAGCTATCATGTGTTAAACAGCGAAATTAAAGCGGCAGCGGTGCCAGCAGGCCCTAATGCAGAAGTAACTACACTGCGTTCAGGTGCAAATAACAAAGCTTATGTGACAAAATCAGGCAGTACCGTTTCGATAAACGGAGCTACTGTTACTACTGCTGATGTACAGGCAACCAATGGGGTTATCCATATCATTAATCAGGTTCTCTATCCACCAGCAGGAAATCTGGTTGAGACAGCCTCAGCCAATACAAATTTTGAATTGCTGGTTGCGGCAGTAAGTAAAGCAGGTCTGGCAGAAGCTTTAAGCGGAAGCAATCCTCTAACGGTATTTGCCCCAACAGATTCGGCACTTTTAGCTACTCTACGTGCAGTATTAGGCAACCCTAATCTGACAGAAGCTGATGCCAAAGCAGCGATTCCTACCCTGACAGATACATCAGAACCGCTCAATGTACCTACACTGAAAAATATTCTTCTATACCATGTAGTGAGTGGTAGAAACTATTCTGCCCAGTTAACTGCCGGAGCAGTGCCTACATTGCTTACCAATAACTCTGTTACAGTCGCCTTACCTTCCGGTGGTGTTACAGTAACAGGTAGTGGCAATGGCGGGTCGGCTGCCAAGGTAGTGATGGCTAATATCACAACAACGAATGGTGTAATCCATGTGATCGACCGGGTATTACTCCCTGCTCAGTAA